One Streptomyces coeruleorubidus DNA segment encodes these proteins:
- the hydA gene encoding dihydropyrimidinase — protein MSRTVIRGGLVITASDEIHADVLIEDGRIAALATSGTPAAEAFTADRTIDATGKYVIPGGVDAHTHMELPFGGTFASDTFETGTRAAAWGGTTTIIDFAVQRVGHGLREGLDTWHAKAEGNCAIDYGFHMIVSDVNQETLKEMDLLIEEGVTSFKQFMAYPGVFYSDDGQILRAMQRSAENGGLIMMHAENGIAIDVLVEQALARGETDPRYHGEVRKALLEAEATHRAIKLAQVAGAPLYVVHVSAMEAVAELARARDEGLNVFGETCPQYLFLSTDNLAEPDFEGAKYVCSTPLRPREHQAKLWQGLRTNDLQVVSTDHCPFCFVGQKELGRGDFSKIPNGLPGVENRVDLLHQAVLDGHISRRRWIEIACATPARMFGLYPKKGTIAPGADADVVIYDPHAEQVMSAETHHMNVDYSAYEGKHVTGRVETVLSRGVPVITEREYTGHAGHGVFTPRSTCQYLN, from the coding sequence ATGAGCCGTACAGTCATCCGCGGCGGCCTCGTCATCACCGCATCCGACGAGATCCACGCCGACGTCCTGATCGAGGACGGCCGCATCGCCGCCCTCGCCACCTCCGGCACCCCCGCCGCCGAGGCCTTCACCGCAGACCGGACGATCGACGCCACCGGAAAGTACGTCATCCCCGGCGGCGTCGACGCCCACACCCACATGGAGCTGCCCTTCGGCGGCACCTTCGCCTCCGACACCTTCGAGACCGGCACCCGCGCCGCCGCCTGGGGCGGCACGACCACGATCATCGACTTCGCCGTGCAGAGGGTCGGGCACGGCCTGCGCGAGGGCCTGGACACCTGGCACGCCAAGGCGGAGGGCAACTGCGCCATCGACTACGGCTTCCACATGATCGTCTCCGACGTGAACCAGGAGACGCTCAAGGAGATGGACCTGCTGATCGAGGAAGGCGTCACCTCCTTCAAGCAGTTCATGGCCTACCCGGGCGTCTTCTACAGCGACGACGGCCAGATCCTGCGCGCCATGCAGCGCTCCGCCGAGAACGGCGGACTGATCATGATGCACGCCGAGAACGGCATCGCGATCGACGTCCTGGTCGAGCAGGCGCTGGCCCGGGGCGAGACCGACCCGCGCTACCACGGCGAGGTCCGCAAGGCCCTGCTGGAGGCCGAGGCCACCCACCGCGCCATCAAGCTCGCGCAGGTCGCGGGCGCGCCCCTGTACGTCGTGCACGTCTCGGCGATGGAGGCGGTCGCCGAACTGGCCCGGGCCCGCGACGAGGGGCTGAACGTCTTCGGGGAGACCTGCCCGCAGTACCTGTTCCTGTCCACCGACAACCTCGCCGAGCCGGACTTCGAGGGCGCGAAGTACGTGTGCAGCACCCCGCTGAGGCCCCGCGAGCACCAGGCCAAACTCTGGCAGGGGCTGCGCACGAACGACCTCCAGGTCGTCTCCACCGACCACTGCCCCTTCTGCTTCGTGGGCCAGAAGGAACTCGGCCGGGGCGACTTCTCCAAGATCCCCAATGGCCTCCCGGGCGTCGAGAACCGTGTGGACCTGCTCCACCAGGCGGTTCTCGACGGGCACATCTCGCGCCGCCGCTGGATCGAGATCGCCTGCGCCACCCCGGCCCGGATGTTCGGCCTGTACCCGAAGAAGGGCACCATCGCGCCGGGCGCCGACGCCGACGTCGTCATCTACGACCCGCACGCCGAGCAGGTCATGTCGGCCGAGACCCACCACATGAACGTCGACTACTCGGCGTACGAGGGCAAACACGTCACGGGCCGGGTCGAGACGGTCCTCTCGCGCGGCGTACCCGTCATCACCGAGCGGGAGTACACCGGGCACGCCGGGCACGGCGTCTTCACCCCGCGTTCCACCTGTCAGTACCTCAACTAG
- a CDS encoding nitrilase-related carbon-nitrogen hydrolase, which translates to MANVVRAALVQAAWTGDTESMVAKHEEHAREAARRGAKIIGFQEVFNSPYFCQVEEPEHYRWAEPVPDGPTVRRMRALARETGMVIVAPVFEAEQPGFYYNTAAVIDADGTYLGKYRKHHIPQLKGFREKFYFKPGNLGWPVFDTAAGKVGVYICYDRHFPEGWRQLGLSGAQLVYNPSATHRSLSSHLWRLEQPAAAVANGYYIAAINRVGQEEYGDNDFYGTSYFVDPRGQFVGDVASDSQEELVIRDLDLDLIEEVRQTWAFYRDRRPDAYEGLVQP; encoded by the coding sequence ATGGCCAACGTCGTACGTGCCGCCCTGGTCCAGGCCGCCTGGACCGGCGACACCGAGTCCATGGTGGCGAAACACGAGGAGCACGCCCGCGAGGCGGCCCGCCGGGGCGCGAAGATCATCGGTTTCCAGGAAGTCTTCAACAGCCCCTACTTCTGTCAGGTCGAGGAGCCGGAGCACTACCGCTGGGCCGAGCCCGTGCCCGACGGGCCGACCGTGCGGCGCATGCGGGCGCTCGCGCGCGAGACCGGCATGGTGATCGTCGCGCCGGTCTTCGAGGCGGAGCAGCCCGGCTTCTACTACAACACCGCGGCCGTGATCGACGCCGACGGCACCTACCTCGGCAAGTACCGCAAGCACCACATCCCGCAGCTCAAGGGCTTCCGCGAGAAGTTCTACTTCAAGCCCGGCAACCTCGGCTGGCCCGTCTTCGACACGGCGGCCGGCAAGGTCGGCGTCTACATCTGCTACGACCGCCACTTCCCGGAGGGCTGGCGGCAACTCGGCCTGTCCGGAGCCCAGCTCGTCTACAACCCCTCCGCCACCCACCGCAGCCTGTCGTCCCACCTGTGGCGGCTGGAGCAGCCCGCGGCCGCCGTCGCCAACGGGTACTACATCGCCGCGATCAACCGCGTCGGACAGGAGGAGTACGGCGACAACGACTTCTACGGGACGAGCTACTTCGTCGACCCCCGCGGGCAGTTCGTGGGCGACGTCGCCAGCGACAGCCAGGAGGAGCTCGTGATCCGCGACCTGGACCTCGACCTCATCGAAGAAGTGCGGCAGACGTGGGCCTTCTACCGCGACCGCCGCCCCGACGCCTACGAAGGACTGGTGCAGCCGTGA
- a CDS encoding helix-turn-helix domain-containing protein: MVRTPLTPEERERGERLGRLLRAARGDRSMTEVAASAGISPETLRKIETGRAPTPAFFTVAALAGTLGLSMDELAGQCVLVPV; encoded by the coding sequence ATGGTGCGCACCCCTCTCACCCCCGAAGAGCGCGAACGCGGCGAGCGGCTCGGCCGGCTCCTGCGTGCGGCGCGTGGCGACCGGAGCATGACGGAGGTCGCCGCGAGCGCGGGCATCTCCCCGGAGACGCTCCGGAAGATCGAGACCGGGCGGGCTCCGACCCCGGCCTTCTTCACCGTGGCCGCACTGGCGGGCACGCTCGGGCTGTCGATGGACGAGCTGGCCGGACAGTGCGTGCTGGTGCCGGTCTGA
- a CDS encoding ATP-dependent Clp protease ATP-binding subunit, with protein sequence MSSGFTSPEGYGSDPFGEFLARFFGGPRPGPRQIDIGRLLSQPARELVRGAAQYAAEHGSRDLDTEHLLRAALATEPTRTLLSKAGANPDSLASQIDERSGPAQHTPDDTPPPTALSLTPAAKRALLDAHDMARARGYGYIGPEHVLSALASNPDSAAGHILNAARFAPAGPPEAPEPPQAERPRPTNTPTLDKYGRDLTELARQGRIDPVIGRDQEIEQTVEVLSRRGKNNPVLIGDAGVGKTAIVEGLAQRISEGDVPDVLTGRRVVALDLTGVVAGTRYRGDFEERMNNIVGEIRAHSEQLIIFIDELHTVVGAGAGGGDGSSMDAGNILKPALARGELHIVGATTLEEYRRIEKDAALARRFQPIMVPEPTAADAIEILRGLQDRYEAHHQVRYTDEALVAAVELSDRYLTDRRLPDKAIDLIDQAGARVRLRARTKGTDVRTMERELEQLTRDKDQAVADEQYEQATQLRDRIVDLKLRITQAGGDHEIDEGQDLVVEAEAIAEVVSRQTGIPVSSLTQEEKDRLLHLEEHLHERVVGQDEAVRVVSDAVLRSRAGLASPDRPIGSFLFLGPTGVGKTELARALAEALFGSEDRMVRLDMSEYQERHTVSRLVGAPPGYVGHEEAGQLTEVVRRHPYSLLLLDEVEKAHPDVFNILLQVLDDGRLTDSQGRTVDFTNTVIVMTSNLGSEAITRRGASVGFASGGADADEEARREQILRPLREHFRPEFLNRIDEIVVFRQLSTEQLRRITNLLLDRTRSLVQSKGISVTFTDRAVEWLAEHGYQPEYGARPLRRTIQREVDNELSRLLLDGRVAEGGQVTVDVEDGHLAFQTRETATPSS encoded by the coding sequence ATGAGCAGCGGCTTCACCAGCCCGGAGGGCTACGGCTCGGATCCCTTCGGAGAATTCCTCGCACGCTTCTTCGGCGGACCGCGTCCGGGTCCCCGGCAGATCGACATCGGCCGACTGCTCAGCCAGCCGGCCCGGGAGCTCGTCCGCGGCGCCGCGCAGTACGCCGCGGAGCACGGCAGCCGGGACCTCGACACGGAACACCTGCTGCGGGCGGCGCTGGCCACCGAGCCCACCCGGACCCTGCTCAGCAAGGCCGGCGCGAACCCCGACTCGCTGGCATCGCAGATCGACGAGCGGTCGGGCCCGGCCCAGCACACCCCGGACGACACACCGCCGCCGACCGCCCTCTCCCTCACTCCGGCCGCCAAGCGCGCCCTGCTGGACGCGCACGACATGGCCCGGGCCCGCGGCTACGGCTACATCGGGCCGGAGCACGTGCTCAGCGCCCTGGCCTCGAACCCGGACTCGGCCGCCGGGCACATCCTGAACGCGGCCCGCTTCGCCCCCGCCGGCCCGCCCGAGGCGCCGGAGCCCCCGCAGGCCGAGCGCCCGCGCCCGACGAACACGCCGACCCTGGACAAGTACGGCCGTGACCTCACCGAACTGGCCCGGCAGGGCCGTATCGACCCGGTGATCGGCCGGGACCAGGAGATCGAGCAGACCGTCGAGGTGCTCTCCCGCCGCGGCAAGAACAACCCGGTGCTGATCGGTGACGCGGGCGTCGGCAAGACCGCCATCGTGGAGGGGCTGGCGCAACGCATCTCCGAGGGGGACGTGCCCGACGTGCTGACCGGGCGGCGCGTGGTCGCCCTGGACCTGACGGGCGTGGTCGCGGGCACCCGCTACCGGGGTGACTTCGAGGAGCGGATGAACAACATCGTCGGCGAGATCCGCGCCCACTCCGAGCAGTTGATCATCTTCATCGACGAGCTGCACACGGTCGTGGGCGCCGGTGCCGGTGGCGGTGACGGCAGCTCGATGGACGCGGGCAACATCCTCAAGCCGGCCCTCGCCCGCGGCGAGCTGCACATCGTGGGCGCCACCACGCTGGAGGAGTACCGCCGGATCGAGAAGGACGCGGCGCTGGCCCGCCGGTTCCAGCCGATCATGGTGCCGGAGCCGACCGCGGCGGACGCGATCGAGATCCTGCGCGGCCTCCAGGACCGCTACGAGGCCCACCACCAGGTCCGCTACACCGACGAGGCGCTGGTCGCCGCCGTGGAGCTGTCCGACCGCTACCTCACCGACCGCCGGCTGCCCGACAAGGCGATCGACCTGATCGACCAGGCCGGTGCCCGGGTCCGGCTGCGCGCCCGCACCAAGGGCACCGACGTACGGACCATGGAGCGGGAGCTGGAGCAGCTGACCCGGGACAAGGACCAGGCGGTCGCGGACGAGCAGTACGAGCAGGCCACCCAGTTGCGCGACCGGATCGTGGACCTGAAGCTGCGGATCACCCAGGCGGGCGGCGACCACGAGATCGACGAGGGCCAGGATCTGGTCGTCGAGGCCGAGGCGATCGCCGAGGTGGTGTCCCGGCAGACCGGCATCCCGGTCAGCAGCCTCACCCAGGAGGAGAAGGACCGCCTGCTGCACCTGGAGGAGCATCTGCACGAGCGGGTGGTCGGCCAGGACGAGGCCGTGCGGGTCGTCTCGGACGCCGTGCTGCGCTCCCGCGCCGGGCTGGCCAGCCCCGACCGTCCGATCGGCAGCTTCCTGTTCCTCGGCCCGACCGGCGTCGGCAAGACCGAACTGGCCCGGGCGCTCGCCGAGGCCCTGTTCGGCAGCGAGGACCGCATGGTCCGCCTCGACATGAGCGAGTACCAGGAACGGCACACCGTCAGCCGCCTGGTCGGCGCCCCGCCCGGCTACGTCGGCCACGAGGAGGCCGGCCAGCTCACCGAGGTCGTCCGCCGGCACCCGTACTCGCTGCTCCTGCTGGACGAAGTGGAGAAAGCCCACCCGGACGTCTTCAACATCCTGCTCCAGGTCCTCGACGACGGCCGCCTCACCGACTCCCAGGGCCGCACGGTCGACTTCACCAACACGGTCATCGTGATGACCAGCAACCTCGGCTCCGAGGCCATCACCCGCCGCGGCGCCTCCGTGGGCTTCGCGTCGGGCGGCGCCGACGCGGACGAGGAGGCCCGGCGCGAACAGATCCTGCGCCCCCTGCGCGAGCACTTCCGCCCCGAGTTCCTCAACCGCATCGACGAGATCGTCGTCTTCCGCCAGCTCAGCACGGAACAGCTGCGCCGCATCACCAACCTCCTGCTGGACCGCACCAGGTCCCTTGTGCAGAGCAAGGGCATCTCGGTGACCTTCACCGACCGAGCCGTGGAATGGCTGGCCGAACACGGCTACCAGCCGGAGTACGGCGCCCGCCCGCTGCGCCGCACGATCCAGCGCGAGGTGGACAACGAGCTGTCACGACTGTTGTTGGACGGCAGGGTCGCGGAGGGCGGCCAGGTGACGGTGGACGTGGAGGACGGCCACTTGGCGTTTCAGACTCGAGAGACGGCAACGCCTTCGTCCTAG
- the map gene encoding type I methionyl aminopeptidase: MVELKTDASIDAMYEAGQVVARALTAAQKAADVGVSLLELDEVAHDVLREAGATSPFLGYRPSFAPTPFPAVLCVSVNDAIVHGVPDRYRLRDGDLVSIDFGAELGGWVGDSALSFVVGTPRRADLRLIETAERALAVGTEAAVVGNRIGDIAHAIGTVCRAAGYGIPDGFGGHGIGRRMHEDPSVPNEGRPGRGMRLRHGMVLAIEPMVIAGGTDGFHAALDGWTLKTDDGSRAAHAEHTVAIAESGPRILTAR; encoded by the coding sequence ATGGTTGAGCTGAAGACCGATGCATCGATCGACGCCATGTACGAGGCGGGCCAGGTCGTCGCCCGCGCCCTGACGGCCGCCCAGAAGGCCGCCGACGTGGGCGTCTCCCTGCTGGAACTGGACGAGGTGGCGCACGACGTGCTGCGCGAGGCGGGAGCGACCTCGCCCTTCCTCGGCTACCGGCCGTCCTTCGCACCCACCCCCTTCCCCGCCGTCCTCTGCGTCTCGGTCAACGACGCGATCGTGCACGGCGTCCCGGACCGCTACCGGCTGCGCGACGGCGACCTGGTCTCCATCGACTTCGGCGCCGAACTGGGCGGGTGGGTCGGCGACTCGGCGCTCAGCTTCGTCGTGGGCACCCCGCGCCGGGCCGACCTGCGCCTGATCGAGACCGCCGAGCGGGCTCTCGCGGTCGGCACCGAGGCCGCCGTCGTCGGCAACCGCATCGGCGACATCGCCCACGCGATCGGCACCGTCTGCCGCGCGGCGGGCTACGGCATCCCGGACGGCTTCGGCGGCCACGGCATCGGCCGCCGTATGCACGAGGACCCGTCGGTGCCGAACGAGGGCCGCCCGGGGCGCGGCATGCGGCTGCGGCACGGCATGGTGCTGGCGATCGAGCCCATGGTCATCGCAGGCGGCACGGACGGCTTCCACGCGGCTCTCGACGGCTGGACGCTGAAGACGGACGACGGCTCCCGCGCGGCCCACGCGGAGCACACGGTGGCGATCGCGGAGTCGGGACCGAGGATCCTGACCGCGCGCTGA
- a CDS encoding nitrilase-related carbon-nitrogen hydrolase — MSRVIRAAVFQTAWTGDKESMIQVHEQAARDAAAQGAQVLCFQELFYGPYFCQVQDPAFYDYAEQIPEGPIVRRFQALAKELGIVLVLPMYEEEQPGILYNTAAVIDADGSYLGKYRKTHIPQVRGFWEKFYFRPGNSGWPVFETAVGKVGVYICYDRHFPEGWRALGLAGAEIVFNPSATSRGLSGYLWQLEQPAAAVANEYFVGAINRVGVEEYGDNDFYGTSYFVDPEAQFVGEVASDKETELVVRDLDMAKLREVRDRWQFYRDRAPGTYGPLTDL, encoded by the coding sequence ATGAGCCGAGTGATCCGTGCCGCCGTCTTCCAGACCGCCTGGACGGGCGACAAGGAGTCGATGATCCAGGTCCACGAGCAGGCGGCCCGCGACGCCGCCGCGCAGGGTGCTCAAGTCCTGTGCTTCCAGGAGCTGTTCTACGGACCGTACTTCTGCCAGGTCCAGGACCCGGCCTTCTACGACTACGCCGAGCAGATACCCGAGGGCCCGATCGTCCGCCGCTTCCAGGCCCTCGCCAAGGAGCTGGGCATCGTCCTGGTCCTGCCGATGTACGAGGAGGAGCAGCCCGGGATCCTCTACAACACCGCCGCCGTGATCGACGCGGACGGCTCCTACCTCGGCAAGTACCGCAAGACACACATCCCGCAGGTCAGGGGCTTCTGGGAGAAGTTCTACTTCCGCCCCGGCAACTCCGGCTGGCCCGTCTTCGAGACGGCCGTCGGCAAGGTCGGCGTCTACATCTGCTACGACCGGCACTTCCCCGAGGGCTGGCGCGCACTCGGCCTCGCGGGCGCCGAGATCGTCTTCAACCCCTCGGCCACCTCGCGCGGCCTGTCCGGCTACCTCTGGCAGCTGGAGCAGCCGGCGGCGGCCGTCGCCAACGAGTACTTCGTGGGCGCGATCAACCGGGTGGGGGTGGAGGAGTACGGCGACAACGACTTCTACGGGACGTCGTACTTCGTCGACCCGGAGGCCCAGTTCGTCGGCGAAGTGGCGAGCGACAAGGAGACGGAACTGGTCGTCCGCGACCTGGACATGGCCAAACTCCGAGAGGTCCGCGACCGCTGGCAGTTCTACAGGGACAGGGCGCCTGGAACATACGGTCCGCTGACCGACCTTTAG
- a CDS encoding aspartate aminotransferase family protein — translation MTNDLLGRHRAVLPDWLALYYEEPLEITHGEGRHVWDAHGNRYLDFFGGILTTMTAHALPEVTKAVSEQAGRIIHSSTLYLNRPMVELAERVAQLSGIPDARVFFTTSGTEANDTALLLATTYRRSNTILAMRNSYHGRSFSSVGITGNRGWSPTSLSPLQTLYVHGGMRTRGPYAHLGDDDFTAACVDDLVDLLGHTRPPAALIAEPIQGVGGFTSPPDGLYAAFREVLHERGVLWIADEVQTGWGRTGEHFWGWQAHGRNGPPDIMTFAKGIGNGMSIGGVVARSEIMNCLDSNSISTFGGTQITMAAGLANLNYLLEHDLQGNARRVGGMLIERLRAAAAQVPAVREVRGRGLMIGIEITKPGTDEADPQAAAAVLEAAREGGLLIGKGGGHNTSALRVAPPLSLNVAEAEEGAAIFENALRSIQ, via the coding sequence GTGACCAACGACCTGCTGGGCCGCCACCGGGCCGTGCTCCCCGACTGGCTCGCCCTCTACTACGAGGAGCCCCTGGAGATCACCCACGGCGAGGGCCGCCACGTCTGGGACGCCCACGGCAACCGGTACCTCGACTTCTTCGGCGGCATCCTCACCACGATGACCGCGCACGCCCTGCCCGAGGTGACCAAGGCGGTGAGCGAGCAGGCCGGGCGGATCATCCACTCCTCGACCCTCTACCTCAACCGGCCGATGGTCGAACTCGCCGAGCGGGTCGCCCAGTTGAGCGGCATCCCGGACGCCCGCGTCTTCTTCACCACCTCCGGGACCGAGGCCAACGACACCGCCCTGCTGCTCGCCACGACGTACCGGCGCAGCAACACGATCCTGGCGATGCGCAACAGCTACCACGGCCGCTCCTTCAGCTCGGTCGGCATCACCGGCAACCGCGGCTGGTCCCCGACCTCGCTGTCCCCGCTCCAGACGCTGTACGTCCACGGCGGCATGCGCACCCGCGGCCCGTACGCCCATCTCGGCGACGACGACTTCACCGCCGCCTGCGTCGACGACCTCGTCGACCTGCTCGGGCACACCCGCCCGCCCGCCGCGCTGATCGCCGAACCCATCCAGGGCGTCGGCGGCTTCACCTCACCCCCGGACGGTCTGTATGCCGCCTTCCGCGAGGTGCTTCACGAGCGCGGCGTCCTGTGGATCGCCGACGAGGTGCAGACCGGCTGGGGCCGCACCGGCGAGCACTTCTGGGGCTGGCAGGCCCACGGGCGCAACGGGCCGCCGGACATCATGACCTTCGCCAAGGGCATCGGCAACGGCATGTCCATCGGCGGTGTCGTCGCCCGCTCCGAGATCATGAACTGCCTCGACTCCAACAGCATCTCCACCTTCGGCGGCACCCAGATCACCATGGCGGCGGGCCTCGCCAACCTCAACTACCTGCTGGAACACGACCTCCAGGGCAACGCCCGGCGGGTCGGCGGCATGCTCATCGAGCGGCTGCGGGCCGCCGCCGCTCAGGTGCCGGCCGTACGGGAGGTGCGCGGCCGCGGGCTGATGATCGGCATCGAGATCACCAAGCCGGGGACCGACGAGGCCGATCCGCAGGCCGCGGCGGCCGTCCTGGAGGCGGCCCGCGAGGGCGGCCTGCTGATCGGCAAGGGCGGCGGCCACAACACCAGCGCCCTGCGCGTCGCCCCGCCGCTGTCCCTCAACGTCGCGGAGGCCGAGGAAGGCGCCGCGATCTTCGAGAACGCTCTGAGGAGCATCCAGTAG
- a CDS encoding TIGR03842 family LLM class F420-dependent oxidoreductase, with protein sequence MDFGLVLQTDPPASRVISLMKRAERNGFSYGWTFDSAVLWQEPFVIYSQILANTTKLKVGPMVTNPGTRTWEVTASTFATLNDMYGNRTVCGIGRGDSAMRVAGRKPNTLARISEAMKVIRALGSGQEADLGGGTVVRFPWIRPGAELPVWMAAYGPKALKMTGEEADGFILQLADLYLTEYMVKAVKDAAVAAGRDPSEVTVCVAAPAYVTEDDSPEALAHARDQCRWFGGMVGNHVADLVSKYGEHSAAVPDELTDYIKAREGYDYSHHGRAGNPDTQFVPDEIVDRFCLIGPAEKHVEKLNALRALGVDQFAVYDMHDAQEAVIDAYGSRVIPAING encoded by the coding sequence ATGGACTTCGGACTCGTCCTGCAGACCGACCCGCCGGCCTCGCGGGTGATCAGCCTGATGAAACGCGCGGAACGCAACGGATTCTCCTACGGCTGGACCTTCGACTCCGCCGTGCTGTGGCAGGAGCCGTTCGTGATCTACAGCCAGATCCTGGCCAACACCACGAAACTGAAGGTCGGGCCGATGGTGACCAACCCGGGCACCCGCACCTGGGAGGTCACCGCCTCCACCTTCGCCACCCTCAACGACATGTACGGCAACCGCACGGTCTGCGGCATCGGACGCGGCGACTCCGCGATGCGTGTGGCCGGGCGCAAGCCCAACACGCTGGCCCGGATCAGCGAGGCCATGAAGGTCATCCGGGCCCTCGGCAGCGGGCAGGAGGCCGACCTCGGCGGCGGCACGGTCGTCCGGTTCCCGTGGATCAGGCCGGGCGCCGAACTCCCCGTGTGGATGGCCGCGTACGGCCCGAAGGCCCTGAAGATGACCGGCGAGGAGGCCGACGGGTTCATCCTCCAGCTGGCCGACCTGTATCTGACCGAGTACATGGTCAAGGCCGTGAAGGACGCGGCCGTCGCCGCCGGCCGTGACCCGTCCGAGGTGACCGTCTGCGTGGCCGCCCCCGCCTACGTCACCGAGGACGACTCGCCCGAGGCGCTCGCCCACGCGCGCGACCAGTGCCGGTGGTTCGGCGGAATGGTCGGCAACCACGTGGCCGACCTGGTGTCCAAGTACGGGGAGCACTCCGCGGCCGTCCCCGACGAACTCACCGACTACATCAAGGCGCGGGAGGGCTACGACTACTCCCACCACGGCCGCGCCGGCAACCCCGACACCCAGTTCGTGCCCGACGAGATCGTCGACCGGTTCTGCCTGATCGGCCCGGCCGAGAAGCACGTCGAGAAGCTGAACGCGCTGCGCGCGCTCGGCGTGGACCAGTTCGCCGTCTACGACATGCACGACGCGCAGGAAGCCGTGATCGACGCGTACGGATCACGGGTGATCCCGGCCATCAACGGCTGA
- a CDS encoding PucR family transcriptional regulator, translating to MTITLDSLGPALSVRQVLALERVLAGEPEVVAGASHLDRPVRWVHVAEAADVGVMLSGGEMVLTTGVLLAGDEDKQAEYVRSLHRAEAAAVVLGLGRAFPAAPDVMRRAAERCGLPMVVLHRPFPFAELTEEVQSRLVRRKFAAVSLSEAVRTELTALITAGAPLQRLLDEVARHSACPVVVTNLAHRVLGTAGERPAVDDVLRDWERIARQAGGTEGDGWIRAELGGRGERWGRIVLCGYRGDTATGRLLADRAAEALVLHRMLGGAAACSWEEQSAQSLLTDLVSGIVPARQLLPRARAAGLPVNRRTFVPLVVRDTDTARLDRLLRLLGLPGLVAELADGATAVLLSLPRDQDADALAAHFAARLRTESGPARTVVAAADPRAVWDDVPAGLREAQHVADAVADSAAALVLPPVVRLRDVHLRGLIRLLRDDPHVQSFAERELDGLLRETDEDLLSVLRTYLATGRNKSRTAQLHHVSRPALYRRLEVIQVRLGVDLDDFEQAASVHIALLAHDAQQQ from the coding sequence ATGACCATCACCTTGGATTCCCTGGGACCCGCGCTGTCGGTCCGGCAGGTCCTCGCCCTGGAGCGGGTGCTCGCCGGGGAGCCCGAGGTGGTGGCCGGCGCGAGCCATCTCGACCGGCCGGTGCGCTGGGTGCACGTCGCCGAGGCCGCCGACGTCGGCGTGATGCTCAGCGGCGGCGAGATGGTCCTCACCACCGGCGTGCTGCTCGCCGGCGACGAGGACAAGCAGGCCGAGTACGTCCGGTCGCTGCACCGCGCGGAGGCCGCCGCCGTCGTCCTCGGACTCGGCCGCGCCTTCCCCGCCGCACCGGACGTGATGCGCCGGGCGGCCGAGCGCTGCGGACTGCCGATGGTCGTCCTGCACCGGCCCTTCCCCTTCGCCGAGCTGACCGAGGAGGTCCAGTCGCGGCTCGTGCGGCGCAAGTTCGCCGCCGTCAGCCTCTCCGAGGCCGTCCGCACCGAACTCACCGCCCTCATCACCGCGGGCGCCCCGCTGCAACGCCTGCTCGACGAGGTCGCCCGGCACAGCGCCTGCCCGGTCGTCGTCACCAACCTCGCCCACCGCGTCCTCGGCACGGCGGGGGAGCGGCCGGCGGTGGACGACGTGCTGCGCGACTGGGAGCGCATAGCCCGCCAGGCCGGCGGCACCGAGGGCGACGGCTGGATCCGGGCCGAGCTGGGCGGACGCGGGGAGCGGTGGGGCCGGATCGTGCTGTGCGGCTACCGGGGCGACACCGCCACCGGACGGCTGCTGGCCGACCGCGCCGCCGAGGCCCTCGTCCTGCACCGCATGCTCGGCGGCGCCGCCGCCTGCTCCTGGGAGGAGCAGTCCGCGCAGAGCTTGCTGACCGACCTGGTCAGCGGCATCGTACCGGCGCGGCAGCTGCTGCCCCGGGCGCGCGCGGCCGGGCTGCCGGTCAACCGGCGGACGTTCGTGCCGCTCGTCGTCCGCGACACAGACACCGCCCGACTCGACCGGCTGCTGCGCCTGCTGGGCCTGCCCGGGCTGGTCGCCGAACTGGCCGACGGAGCCACCGCCGTGCTGCTCAGCCTCCCCCGCGACCAGGACGCGGACGCGCTCGCCGCGCACTTCGCGGCCCGGCTGCGCACCGAGTCCGGCCCGGCCCGCACGGTCGTCGCCGCGGCCGACCCCCGGGCCGTCTGGGACGACGTACCGGCCGGACTGCGCGAGGCCCAGCACGTGGCGGACGCCGTCGCCGACTCCGCCGCCGCCCTCGTTCTCCCGCCGGTCGTCCGCCTGCGGGACGTCCACCTGCGGGGCCTGATCCGCCTGCTGCGCGACGACCCGCACGTGCAGTCCTTCGCGGAGCGGGAGCTGGACGGGCTGCTGCGCGAGACCGACGAGGACCTGCTGTCCGTCCTGCGCACCTACCTAGCCACCGGCCGAAACAAGTCCCGGACCGCCCAGCTCCACCACGTCTCGCGGCCCGCCCTCTACCGCCGCCTGGAAGTCATACAGGTCCGTCTCGGGGTGGACCTCGACGACTTCGAGCAGGCCGCCTCGGTGCACATCGCACTCCTCGCGCATGACGCGCAACAGCAGTGA